The stretch of DNA GAGGAAAATGGATATTGGATTCTGCCAGCTTCCCAGCTCTCCACTTTTACCGTTTTGTCTGACAATGTGATGAAAGCCAAAAAGGGAAAATAAACAAAACGCCGGAGCTTTTGCTCCGGCGTTTTGTTTAGCGTGGGCGGTATACTTTTGCCGCTCTGCGCTTGTCCAAATATTTTTTTACAATCGGGTAAATGATCGGACCGTATTTCATGCCCATTTTGATTAAGTTTGTCATACCGCCTGATGAACGAGCCATAATAATTTCACCTTCCCGTTTCGATTTAGTACTACAAGTGTACCCGAACCTTGGATTATTAAACATTCAAGCGGGAAAGCTGATATAATGAGAAGCAATGAGAATTTTGGAAAGGACGTGCGTGAATGGCTCTCGAAGCTGGAACAATCGTAACACTACGTGTAAAAAACAAACAAGAATATGGCTGGTTTCTTGAAAATGAAGAAGAAGAAGCAGTACTGCTTCATAATAGTGAAATAACGGACGGCTTTGACCCGAACGGGCCAGTGGAAGTGTTCCTATACCAGGATCACAGCGGACGGCTCGCTTCCACAATGAAGCGCCCGCTTATTACGCTAGGAGAATATGGATGGGTAGAAGTCGTTGGAGAAGAAATTAACAAGCTTGGCATATTTGTCGATATTGGTATTTCCAAGGATGCGCTCGTGTCAGAAGATGACCTGCCGTATAAATTTGAAGTGCGTCCGATTGAAGGCGATAAATTGTACTGTACATTGAAGCTGGATAAAAACGACCGGCTTTTTGCAAAGCCAGCTACAGAAGAAAAAATTTGGGATATCGCTAAGCGTGCCAATAAAACGGATATGAATAAAGATTTTACGGGCGTGGTTTACCGGACAGGAAAAGCAGGAACATGGATCATCACAGATGATATGCACCGCGCGTTTTTGCATCCAACCGAACGGGAGGACGAGCCGCGCGTCGGACAGGAAGTTAAAGGCCGGATTATTGCTGTACATGATGACGGCTCGGTAAATGTCTCGCTTCTTGGCAGGCGGACAGAGCGGCAAAAAGACGACGCAGACAATATATATGACTATTTAATGAGCCGTGGCGGCAAAATGCCATACTGGGATAAAAGCCTGCCGGAGGAAATCGAAAAACGGTTCGGCATCAGTAAAGGAGCGTTTAAACGGGCGCTCGGCAAGCTGATGAAAGAAGGCAGAGCCTATCAGGAAAGCGGCTGGACCTACGCCGGCACAAAACAAAAAAGCGAATAAAAAAGACGCTGCCTCACTTGGCAGCGTCTTTTTCATTAATCATGGTCGTTTGATAAATTTAATTTTTTAATCAAGGCAAAGAACAAGCTTAAAATAATCGCGATAACCGTTGCCAGTGCCATTCCTTTTAATTGCAGGTAGCCCCATGTGAACGTAGCGCCTGATAAACCGATCACAAGCACGATCGTTGTTAAAATCATGTTCGTTGTTTTAGAATAATCCACCCGTGAATCGACAAGCATGCGCAGGCCGCTCGCTGCGATAATACCGAATAGAAGCAGGGAGATGCCGCCCATAACCGGACCTGGAATCGTTGAAATAAGCGCAGCGAGCTTGCCGAAAAACGATAGCAGGATCGCCATAACAGCCGCACCGCCAATGACCCAGACCGAATACACTTTTGACAGAGCTAAAACACCGATATTTTCACCATATGTGGTGTTTGGCGTTGAGCCGACAAAACCAGAAATGACCGTTGAAATTCCGTTTCCGAATAAAGAAACACCGAGACCTGGTTTTTTCATTAAATCACGATCTATGATATTTTGTGTAACAACAAGGTGTCCGATGTGTTCCGCAATGACAACAAGCGCGGCAGGAGCAATAATGGCAATGCTCGACCAATGAAACTCCGGCGAATAAAATTGCGGGAGAGCGAACATTTTAGCTTCGCGAACCGGTGTAAAATCCACCATTCCAAACATTGCCGCGATCATATACCCAGCAACAATCCCAACCAGAATCGGAATGATTTTTAAAAAGCCGCGGAACATCACGTTGCCAATAACTGTGATAAGAAGCGTCAGCATGGAAACGATAATCGTATTACGGTCTGGTGACCAATCCGCTGAACCGTCCGAGATAATGCCCGCCATCTGTGCAGCTGTCGGCACAAGCTCAAGCCCGATTACGGCTACAATGGCGCCCATTGCTGCCGGTGGAAAGACCACATCGATCCAGCCGGTGCCGGCCACTTTAATAATTCCTGAAACGAGCATGAAAATAAGACCGACGACAATAAAACCGCCTAATGCCTGCTCGTAACTGCCGCCTTCAAGTACTAAAAAAACAGGCGATAAAAAAGCAAAACTGGATCCGAGGTAAGCCGGAATCTGGCCTTTACAAAGAAAAATGTACAATAATGTACCGATACCATTCATTAATAAAATCGTCGCTGGGTTCACACCAAACAAAACCGGAACAAGGACCGTTGACCCAAACATGGCGAATAAATGCTGCAAGCTAAGCGGAATCAGAGCCGGAATCGGCGGCCGCTCGTCAACTTGATAAGTACGCAAGTGATCTTCCTCCTAAATACACAAATTGTAGTCATTATACTTCAAAAATCGTCATCTGACTACAAAAAAAGAACCTGAACATCAGGTTCTTTCAGACTGGAGACAAATGATATGAATGACCGGGCATATAAATGGGATGGATCGGCGGCGTCCGGGCAGCTCCAACGGTCCCGCTGCCCGGACGCCGCCAAGTGGCTTGCGACAAGATGGTATAGAGCGAATAAAGTCGTATCTTTCTGTTTAAAAAAGAGAAAATTTCTATTCGATCTTTGCTTACGGATCTTCAACACCACTTAGGGAAGCCTGCCGGACGAAGACTCCTGCGGGAAGTACAGTGAGTCGGGAGACCCCGCAGGCGCAGCCGAGGAGGCTCCCGCACTGCCCGTGGAACGCGAAGTCCGGCAGGCTTCCCTTATCGGCTCTTTTTAAAAGCGAAAGACTTTGTCTACACATTGAAAGAACTTAAATATCAGGTTCTTTGAAATATGTTATGAAGCAGCAGGGAGTTCTTCCAAGTCCAGCTCGTTAACCTTGCCGTCTCCATTTAAATCGTCCAGCTCATCCATGATGCCATCCCCATTTATATCGATGAAATCCTCAACAGGAATTTCTTCTTCCGTCTCTTCTATGAGCAGTTCTTCCTCCGCAGCTGGCACATCTTCTACAACATCTTCTTCTACAAGTTCTTCTTCTATTGGCACTTCCTCGACGATTTCTTCCTCCGAAGGCTCCGGCTCTAAATAAGGAATTTCTTCTTCCGGTACTTCTTCTACATAGTCTTCTACAATGACATCTTCTTCAACCGGCTCCTGGGCTGGCACTTCTTCCTCCAGCCAGGCATCCGGAACATCATAATAATCATACATCTCATCTTCACTGTATTCGCCGCCATCAAAATAGGCGTCCTCGTTCCAGTATTCATCAAAAAACAGGGCTCCGTCTTCCGTATAAAACAAGCTTGTAACCTCATCTTCAGAAAGAGGGTCGGCACTCCAGCCATTCAGCATGCCTGCCACATCTTTATATGGAATGCTGAAACCAATTGCTTCTTCGCCGGTTAGTTTCGCTGAATTGATCGCAACGACACGGCCGGTGCTTTTGGACACAAGCGGACCGCCGCTGCTTCCAGGAGCGATGGCAGCGGATGTTTGATAAATGTGATCATAGGAATGGGGTTCAATCACAAAGCTGCGGTCCACACCGGTAATGTAGCCGAAAGTCGCTGTATTCTCCAGCGCCAGCGGACTTCCAAGAGCAATCACTTCATCTCCAACCTGCGCTTTTTGGCCGGTTTCAAGCTTAAGCGGGGAATGTCCAGCCAAATCTGGTACACGGATAAGTGCCACATCGGTTTCATTGGAATAACCGATCACGGTGCCTTCATGTTCTTCTCCATTGATGTCTTTAACAATCGTATAAACCGTGCTCTCCACAACGTGTGCGTTTGTGGCGACATCACCTTGATCATTGATTAGAAAACCGGACCCCTGGCCGTAATCTGTAAAAACAGTGAATACACTCTGCTGAGTATCTGCGATCAGATCACTCATCGAGGTTTGTTCATGGGCTGTTATTTCTTTTGGGGGAGCCACCGTTTCACGCACTACGGCCTGCTGCGTTTGAGCCGGCTGTTTCACCGGCTGTGCTGCTTTTTGCGATTCCTGGTTCCCTTGTACCAGATAATAAATAAAGCCGCCAAATCCAAGTGCAGAAAAAAGACATAAAAAACCGAGAAATTTGATCA from Domibacillus sp. DTU_2020_1001157_1_SI_ALB_TIR_016 encodes:
- a CDS encoding trypsin-like peptidase domain-containing protein, with the translated sequence MKCGTEMGSHARYCPGCGRKRRKSFSLIKFLGFLCLFSALGFGGFIYYLVQGNQESQKAAQPVKQPAQTQQAVVRETVAPPKEITAHEQTSMSDLIADTQQSVFTVFTDYGQGSGFLINDQGDVATNAHVVESTVYTIVKDINGEEHEGTVIGYSNETDVALIRVPDLAGHSPLKLETGQKAQVGDEVIALGSPLALENTATFGYITGVDRSFVIEPHSYDHIYQTSAAIAPGSSGGPLVSKSTGRVVAINSAKLTGEEAIGFSIPYKDVAGMLNGWSADPLSEDEVTSLFYTEDGALFFDEYWNEDAYFDGGEYSEDEMYDYYDVPDAWLEEEVPAQEPVEEDVIVEDYVEEVPEEEIPYLEPEPSEEEIVEEVPIEEELVEEDVVEDVPAAEEELLIEETEEEIPVEDFIDINGDGIMDELDDLNGDGKVNELDLEELPAAS
- a CDS encoding S1 RNA-binding domain-containing protein produces the protein MALEAGTIVTLRVKNKQEYGWFLENEEEEAVLLHNSEITDGFDPNGPVEVFLYQDHSGRLASTMKRPLITLGEYGWVEVVGEEINKLGIFVDIGISKDALVSEDDLPYKFEVRPIEGDKLYCTLKLDKNDRLFAKPATEEKIWDIAKRANKTDMNKDFTGVVYRTGKAGTWIITDDMHRAFLHPTEREDEPRVGQEVKGRIIAVHDDGSVNVSLLGRRTERQKDDADNIYDYLMSRGGKMPYWDKSLPEEIEKRFGISKGAFKRALGKLMKEGRAYQESGWTYAGTKQKSE
- the uraA gene encoding uracil permease — encoded protein: MRTYQVDERPPIPALIPLSLQHLFAMFGSTVLVPVLFGVNPATILLMNGIGTLLYIFLCKGQIPAYLGSSFAFLSPVFLVLEGGSYEQALGGFIVVGLIFMLVSGIIKVAGTGWIDVVFPPAAMGAIVAVIGLELVPTAAQMAGIISDGSADWSPDRNTIIVSMLTLLITVIGNVMFRGFLKIIPILVGIVAGYMIAAMFGMVDFTPVREAKMFALPQFYSPEFHWSSIAIIAPAALVVIAEHIGHLVVTQNIIDRDLMKKPGLGVSLFGNGISTVISGFVGSTPNTTYGENIGVLALSKVYSVWVIGGAAVMAILLSFFGKLAALISTIPGPVMGGISLLLFGIIAASGLRMLVDSRVDYSKTTNMILTTIVLVIGLSGATFTWGYLQLKGMALATVIAIILSLFFALIKKLNLSNDHD